In the genome of uncultured Sphaerochaeta sp., the window AGCTTGCCGTGGAATTGAAGTCCTACAACAACCGCTATCTTGATATCAACCACAACATTCCCTACATACTTTCTCCCTTTGAGATGGAGATAGACAAGCGCCTGGGTGAAATGGCAAGCCGTGGTCATATCGAAGTGAACATACGGGTGAAGAACCTGGTCACTGACATTGAGCTGTACATCGATCCGGAGGCGGTGAAGAAGTACAGCGAGGCATTCAGCACCATTGCAGCGCTTTCGGGCAAAGCTCTCAAGCCCCAGCTCTCCGACTTTCTGGGTAGTGAAGGGGTTCTTACCAGCCTGAAGGGCAGTGACAGCGAGCGGTATCGTCAGGTGCTCTTCTCCACGCTGGAGGAGGCCCTTGTCCAGTTCTCTGCAAGCAAGGAGCGCGAAGGCGCTTCCACCAAGGCTGACCTCATCAACCTGGGCAAGCGCCTTGAGGCGGGTTTCCTGATCATACAGAGCCATGCGGACGAGCTGGAGACGCTGGTGAAACAGAACCTGCGCTCGCGCTTTGAGGAGATGCTGGGCGATCAGCACTACGATGAGAACCGCATCCTCTCCGAGGTTGCGGTCATGCTGGTGAAATACTCGGTGAACGAGGAGATCAAGCGTCTTGCCGTGCATCTGAAGGAGTATTTCGCCCTGCTTGCCTTGGATGAGCCGGTCGGCAAGCGCCTGGATTTTCTCTGCCAGGAGATGAACCGGGAGATCAATACCATCGGCAGCAAGAGCCAGATGGTGGAGCTCAACATCCAGGTTGTGGCCATGAAGGACAGCCTGGAGAACATTCGTGAACAAATCCGCAATATTGAGTGACGGGGGAAACGGTGCGCATTGCAATTAGTGGGAAGAGTGGCTGCGGCAATACGACGGTGAGCAAACTGGTGGCCGATGCATTGGGCTTTACGATGA includes:
- a CDS encoding YicC/YloC family endoribonuclease, whose amino-acid sequence is MKSMTGYGFSESVGEQFQLAVELKSYNNRYLDINHNIPYILSPFEMEIDKRLGEMASRGHIEVNIRVKNLVTDIELYIDPEAVKKYSEAFSTIAALSGKALKPQLSDFLGSEGVLTSLKGSDSERYRQVLFSTLEEALVQFSASKEREGASTKADLINLGKRLEAGFLIIQSHADELETLVKQNLRSRFEEMLGDQHYDENRILSEVAVMLVKYSVNEEIKRLAVHLKEYFALLALDEPVGKRLDFLCQEMNREINTIGSKSQMVELNIQVVAMKDSLENIREQIRNIE